The DNA window CGCGAACTCTTCTGGGTCGATCCGGCTTATACGCCGATAGCGACTTCGTCCCTGGGAGCGTCAGACGCCGTTTTGTATCTCAAGATACTCCACGCCACTCGCGCCAGATTGTTGGCCGCTGCGACAGCAGGCTTATTGCGCATCACCAACTGCCCGTAAGGCTCGAAGGCCACGATATGAAATGTGTCTTTGCCGATATCGATGCCAACTTACATCAGCTCATCAAAATCGTTCTTCGGCATGCTACTTCTCCTATCTGCAGGTGAAATGGGCCAAGCCTAACCTGCCGGGTGAAGCAGCCGGTACATCCCATTGGCTGACATTCAATGGATCAAGAATTCCGTACCGCAGCGAGCACTAATCTGAACCTTCTGTCATAAGAAACAATTCATCCAACTACACACTCGCTTCACGGGTGAAGCTCTCGGCCGATGATTTTGTTGAATGGAAACCGATGTGGTGGGCGATCAATCGTGACCAAGCAAACGCGAAAGTTCTTTCGCAATCGCAGGCCCGCTCGGGGCTCCGGATTGCCGGATTGACCTCGAATGCGGCAGCAAGCGCTTTCGCCCAAGCGGTTTCACTATGACCCGCGACAAACGTGGCTTCGGCGCCTGCGCTTGTTTTCAGGCCATCGATGTTCGAGCAGATGACAGGACGACCGGCGGCGCGTGCTTCCAGTGCCACCAGTCCGAAGGCTTCCCAGCGCGACGGGATGGCGACGAAATCGACCGACCGCATCTCGCGGTCCGGGCTATCAGAATGGCCGAAGAACCGGATGCGCCGATCACCGGCGGCAAGTGCGCGCAGTTCCGTTTCTTCCGGGCCGGTGCCGTGAATGTGCAGCGACGCATCCTTGTTCGGCAATTTGCGAAAGGCACGGATCAGAATGTCGAACCCTTTCTGGCGATGAAGGCGACCGATTGCGCCGATCACTTGCGGCTTGCGTGTTGCAGCTTCGATCGAGCGAAAGTCTTGCAGATCGACCACCGGTGCGATGATGCGAAGCGCGTCAGGTGAAACGAGGCGGCGGCGCTTCATCCATTCTGCCTGCGCATGGCTTACAGCGACGACACTGTCGAACAGAGCCAGCGATGTCCGCAACATCGTGAAGAACCTCAGCTTGGAGGGAACGTTCAAAGCGGTGAACGCCTCTGTGTAGCTGTGTTCCACATGTACGAGCGGTTTGCTGGCATGACGGGCGCGGAACGCGATAAGTGCTGGAAGTCTGCGCCAGCTGAGGCTGAGGTGCGAGACGATCATATCCGCATCGCAAATCGGCAAAGCGCCCTTGCGCGATACGACGTGCAAGCTGTGGCGGGCAGATCGGGCCATCATGGGACAGGTCCGGATATGCTGAAGAACACGGTTCACGCCGCCCGGGGTGGCATCATCGACAAGGTGCAGGACGTGGGGAAGGTCGGTCATTGATCTCTCTCTTTCTTTTTTGAGGTCACGCGCGGGCGGCGCGCAATACAGAGCGGGCAAGCGTCATCGGCAGGTCGCCGAACCGCGCCGTGGCGTGGGCCGCCAGCAGGGTCGACACGCTCCGCAGCGGCTCTTCGAAGATCGGGCGGGCAGACTCACGGTATGCGCGGGCAATCAAGGTACATGCGGTTTCTCCGTCCCCGCTGCTGACCGCGCGACGGGCAAGATAGCGCAGTTGATAGGCGCGGGCCGCGGCTTCGTATCTCGCGAAAAACTCCGATGCCGTTGGGCGCAGCTTGCTCACCATGCGCTCCCATGATGCGAGTTGGGCGTCCACATTGGCCGAGAGCCCGGTGGAATTGACACGGTATTCCGTCAGCAGGCCGGGAACGCCCGCAATGATCCAATCGGTACAAAGGCACAAACGCATCCAGCACTCGATATCCTCGGACTGACGAAATGTTTCG is part of the Roseovarius sp. THAF9 genome and encodes:
- a CDS encoding glycosyltransferase — its product is MPALYCAPPARDLKKERERSMTDLPHVLHLVDDATPGGVNRVLQHIRTCPMMARSARHSLHVVSRKGALPICDADMIVSHLSLSWRRLPALIAFRARHASKPLVHVEHSYTEAFTALNVPSKLRFFTMLRTSLALFDSVVAVSHAQAEWMKRRRLVSPDALRIIAPVVDLQDFRSIEAATRKPQVIGAIGRLHRQKGFDILIRAFRKLPNKDASLHIHGTGPEETELRALAAGDRRIRFFGHSDSPDREMRSVDFVAIPSRWEAFGLVALEARAAGRPVICSNIDGLKTSAGAEATFVAGHSETAWAKALAAAFEVNPAIRSPERACDCERTFAFAWSRLIAHHIGFHSTKSSAESFTREASV